In the genome of Candidatus Dojkabacteria bacterium, one region contains:
- a CDS encoding ABC transporter ATP-binding protein — MAKDILRAKNVYKIYEEGRETEVRALDGLSLTVFEGEIVAVMGPSGSGKTTLLNCFSGIDSATRGEIVIDGQDIQKLSDRKKTLYRAKKMGFIFQSFNLIPVLTALENVELPLLVNGVPKAEARERAITILNRVGLSDRLAHTPNELSGGQKQRVTVARALAHKPSIVWADEPTGNLDSHTADSVMELISELQKENNATFVLVTHDEKIAKKADRIVRLMDGKIK; from the coding sequence ATGGCAAAAGACATACTTCGTGCAAAAAATGTATACAAAATATACGAGGAAGGGCGTGAAACAGAGGTTCGAGCACTTGACGGACTTTCATTGACTGTATTTGAGGGCGAAATTGTTGCAGTAATGGGTCCATCGGGATCAGGGAAAACTACGTTACTTAACTGCTTTTCAGGAATAGATAGTGCCACAAGGGGTGAGATTGTTATAGATGGGCAGGATATTCAAAAATTAAGTGATCGTAAAAAGACACTTTACAGGGCAAAAAAAATGGGATTTATATTTCAGTCGTTTAACCTTATTCCTGTTCTAACGGCGCTTGAAAACGTTGAATTACCGCTACTTGTTAATGGCGTACCAAAGGCTGAGGCAAGAGAGCGTGCAATTACAATTTTAAACCGAGTTGGACTTTCCGATAGGTTGGCACATACACCTAATGAGCTTTCGGGTGGTCAAAAACAGAGGGTTACTGTTGCAAGGGCGCTCGCTCACAAGCCTAGTATAGTTTGGGCCGACGAGCCTACTGGTAACCTTGATTCGCATACTGCCGATTCGGTAATGGAATTAATTTCTGAGCTTCAGAAGGAAAATAATGCAACCTTTGTACTTGTTACCCACGATGAAAAAATTGCCAAAAAGGCAGATAGAATTGTACGTCTAATGGATGGGAAAATTAAATAA
- a CDS encoding KamA family radical SAM protein, whose product MKPLIPKHYSSLIDPTNPNDPLRLMAVPSKHERNIKPYELTDPIGDNFKSPIPGLIHRYPNRILLLTTDKCAIHCRFCFRKHNLESTHTDPKKVKAYLSKHQEVNEVILSGGDPLADLPALFSYLSTLNAQNTVKLVRIHTRVPVAAPKLITAGVIAKLAKIQRKKQVIIVVHVNHPREISKKTITLTKKLQSFGILMLSQTVLLKGVNDTLKTLPMLFTNLVQIGIKPYYLHHLDKAKGTHHFRVSIKTGLKLYKSLRGNLSGIAIPTYVLDLPGGYGKVPVDWLKEVSPGRYKVKTFEGKIVYYVDPV is encoded by the coding sequence ATGAAACCACTAATCCCTAAACACTATTCGTCGCTTATTGATCCTACCAATCCTAATGATCCACTTAGACTAATGGCTGTACCAAGCAAGCACGAGCGCAATATTAAACCATACGAGTTGACCGACCCTATCGGAGATAATTTTAAGTCCCCTATTCCCGGACTTATTCACAGATACCCAAATCGCATTCTTCTACTTACAACAGATAAATGCGCGATTCATTGTAGATTCTGCTTTAGAAAACATAATTTAGAAAGCACGCATACCGACCCTAAAAAAGTGAAAGCCTATTTGTCAAAACATCAAGAAGTTAACGAGGTAATTTTATCAGGTGGCGACCCTTTAGCTGATCTACCCGCTTTATTTTCATATCTATCCACCTTAAATGCACAAAACACAGTAAAGCTTGTACGAATTCATACACGCGTCCCTGTGGCAGCACCAAAGCTAATAACAGCAGGCGTCATAGCTAAACTTGCTAAAATTCAGCGGAAAAAACAGGTAATTATAGTGGTTCATGTAAACCATCCAAGAGAAATCAGTAAAAAAACAATTACGCTTACAAAAAAACTTCAATCTTTTGGAATCCTTATGCTAAGCCAGACAGTACTACTTAAGGGTGTAAACGATACTCTTAAGACACTTCCTATGCTGTTTACCAACCTAGTTCAGATAGGCATAAAGCCCTACTACCTTCACCATCTGGACAAAGCCAAAGGTACTCATCACTTTAGAGTTTCAATAAAAACCGGGCTTAAGCTCTACAAATCACTTCGAGGCAACCTTTCGGGAATTGCAATTCCAACATACGTTTTAGATCTACCCGGCGGATATGGAAAGGTACCTGTTGATTGGCTTAAAGAGGTTTCTCCGGGCAGATATAAAGTTAAAACCTTTGAAGGTAAAATCGTTTACTATGTAGATCCCGTGTAG
- a CDS encoding DUF3298 domain-containing protein, whose translation MDKKKILIIVAVLVAVLLLISCSCSGILIWKWNDLKDWVESLSEKSEDNNSQTEENDDEEDAEEDDDNLVYGTYEIVVDSTYEDEDEWDDVNFCTMENEIPELTLLLDGGEVSSDNIDDINQEFEALFTAEGFCEDVLDSNSDYPSGDLYFEGYYEIGLNQYPFVSIVYYSSSYTGGAHGSNIAKAATFNVLTGNRLNLSDLFTDDGSNDWEEVLWTGVKTVTLDEWEGYLYEDTFSGQTEPPSGQIWYLTDEYIGFIWNEYDIAPYAAGMIYVEIPFDADFLEDIIKSGGPIGVLVE comes from the coding sequence ATGGACAAAAAGAAGATTCTAATTATTGTTGCTGTGCTTGTGGCGGTGTTGCTACTTATTAGCTGCTCCTGCAGTGGTATTCTTATTTGGAAATGGAATGACCTTAAAGACTGGGTAGAAAGTCTTAGTGAAAAATCGGAAGATAATAATTCTCAAACGGAGGAAAATGATGATGAAGAAGATGCCGAAGAAGATGATGATAATTTGGTATACGGAACCTACGAAATAGTCGTCGATTCGACGTATGAAGACGAGGATGAATGGGATGATGTAAATTTCTGCACAATGGAAAACGAAATTCCTGAACTAACTCTACTTTTGGACGGGGGGGAAGTTTCGTCGGATAATATCGATGATATAAACCAAGAATTTGAGGCTTTGTTTACTGCAGAAGGTTTTTGTGAAGATGTACTAGATTCTAATTCCGATTATCCTTCCGGTGATCTTTATTTTGAGGGGTATTACGAGATTGGTTTAAATCAGTATCCTTTTGTAAGTATAGTCTACTACTCCTCAAGTTATACTGGTGGTGCACATGGCAGCAATATTGCCAAGGCAGCTACATTTAATGTTTTAACCGGTAATAGGCTTAATCTTTCCGACCTGTTTACCGACGATGGCTCAAATGATTGGGAAGAAGTCTTATGGACTGGTGTTAAAACTGTTACTCTTGATGAATGGGAGGGTTATCTTTATGAGGATACATTTTCCGGTCAAACAGAACCTCCTTCCGGTCAGATTTGGTATTTAACCGATGAGTATATTGGTTTCATCTGGAATGAATATGATATTGCGCCTTATGCTGCTGGCATGATTTATGTGGAAATTCCGTTTGACGCCGACTTTCTTGAAGATATTATTAAGTCGGGTGGTCCGATTGGGGTGCTTGTGGAGTAG